A window of the Bradyrhizobium diazoefficiens genome harbors these coding sequences:
- a CDS encoding LysR family transcriptional regulator, whose amino-acid sequence MPRTRDGFTDMDWDKLKVFHAAAEAGSFTHAGEQLGLSQSAVSRQVSALEQELSVSLFHRHARGLILTEQGDLLFRTAHDVFMQLQAARAKLTDSRERPSGDLKITTTPGVGINWLIPRLGEFTALYPEIRISLIVTDEELDLSMREADVAIRTRKPTQPDLIQRKLFAMGFHAYCSPDYIKRFGTPRTLEELDSHRIITLSDGNFAPHLQNRNWLVEAGRNGSGPREAYFRVNNILGLVRACQQGLGIAALPDYLIEEQSRLVQLFGESDSIQLDTYFVYPEELKTVARVQVFRDFVVSKAQRWPS is encoded by the coding sequence ATGCCTCGAACACGCGACGGATTTACGGATATGGATTGGGACAAGCTGAAGGTGTTTCACGCTGCGGCGGAGGCGGGAAGCTTCACGCATGCGGGAGAGCAGCTCGGCCTGTCGCAATCGGCGGTATCACGCCAGGTCTCGGCACTTGAGCAGGAACTCTCGGTCTCACTGTTCCACCGCCACGCCCGCGGCTTGATCCTCACCGAGCAGGGCGACCTCCTGTTCCGCACCGCGCATGACGTGTTCATGCAACTGCAGGCTGCGCGCGCGAAACTGACCGACAGCCGCGAGCGGCCGAGCGGCGATCTCAAGATCACCACTACGCCCGGCGTCGGCATCAACTGGCTGATCCCGCGGCTCGGCGAATTCACCGCGCTCTATCCGGAGATCCGGATCTCGCTGATCGTCACCGACGAGGAGCTGGACCTGTCGATGCGCGAAGCCGACGTCGCGATCCGCACCCGCAAGCCGACGCAGCCGGATCTCATCCAGCGCAAGCTTTTCGCGATGGGCTTCCACGCCTATTGCTCGCCGGATTACATCAAGCGCTTCGGCACGCCGCGCACGCTGGAGGAGCTCGACTCCCACCGCATCATCACGCTGTCCGACGGCAACTTCGCGCCGCATCTGCAGAACCGCAACTGGCTGGTCGAAGCGGGCCGCAACGGCAGCGGTCCGCGCGAGGCCTATTTCAGGGTGAACAACATCCTCGGCCTGGTGCGCGCCTGTCAGCAAGGCCTCGGTATCGCGGCGCTGCCGGATTACCTGATCGAAGAACAGAGCCGCCTCGTACAACTGTTCGGCGAATCGGATTCGATCCAGCTCGATACATATTTCGTCTATCCGGAAGAGCTGAAGACGGTCGCGCGCGTGCAGGTGTTCCGCGACTTCGTGGTGAGCAAGGCGCAGCGCTGGCCGTCCTGA
- a CDS encoding 4-hydroxy-tetrahydrodipicolinate synthase family protein: MTDLRTHMHGLWLPLATPFHYGRLDETSLRRLTRHYCTQAIDGFILGATSGEGMTLRDAELERLVATVRDEMAAGRRTLPIGLGLSGADTSRMKERLDETADWPIDFYLIASPYYVRPSQRGILAHFEALADHAAWPLALYNIPYRCAVGITNQTLLRLAEHPNIIGLKDCGASREQSIALLRDRPKGFRVLTGEDANYFEALSDGADGGILLSAHLETATFAAVQAELKRGNQDAALARWQEVAELTRLLFTEPSPAPAKYWLWRTGLIDSPEVRLPMVEVSSELAAQLDREIERRMKVAA; encoded by the coding sequence ATGACTGATCTGCGAACCCATATGCACGGGCTCTGGCTGCCGCTGGCGACGCCGTTTCACTATGGCCGCCTCGACGAGACATCGCTGCGGCGGCTGACGCGGCACTACTGCACACAGGCGATCGACGGCTTCATCCTTGGGGCGACCTCCGGCGAAGGCATGACGCTGCGCGACGCCGAGCTCGAACGCCTCGTCGCCACCGTCCGCGACGAGATGGCGGCCGGCCGCCGGACGTTGCCGATCGGGCTTGGCCTATCGGGCGCGGACACCTCGCGGATGAAGGAGCGGTTAGACGAGACCGCGGACTGGCCGATCGACTTCTATCTGATCGCGAGCCCCTATTACGTGCGGCCGTCGCAGCGCGGCATCCTCGCGCATTTCGAGGCGCTGGCCGATCACGCCGCCTGGCCGCTCGCGCTCTACAACATTCCCTATCGCTGCGCCGTCGGCATCACCAACCAGACCCTGCTGCGGCTCGCCGAGCATCCCAACATCATCGGCTTGAAGGATTGCGGCGCGAGCCGCGAGCAGTCGATCGCTTTGCTGCGCGACAGGCCGAAGGGCTTTCGCGTGCTCACGGGCGAGGACGCGAATTATTTCGAGGCGCTCAGCGACGGCGCCGATGGCGGCATTTTGCTGTCGGCCCATCTCGAGACCGCAACCTTCGCCGCCGTGCAGGCCGAGCTGAAGCGTGGCAACCAGGATGCGGCGCTGGCGCGCTGGCAGGAGGTCGCGGAGCTGACGCGGCTGCTCTTCACCGAGCCGAGCCCGGCGCCGGCGAAGTACTGGCTGTGGCGGACCGGCCTGATCGACAGCCCCGAGGTGCGCCTGCCGATGGTGGAGGTGAGCAGCGAGCTCGCCGCCCAACTCGATCGCGAGATCGAGCGGCGGATGAAAGTCGCGGCGTAA
- a CDS encoding ParA family protein — MNVIVFASRKGGSGKSTLAAHLAAQIKASKQVMLVDADPQGSLTLWHKLRGTNEPPIKAAVNSVSGIVSAAKRDGYEWVLIDTPPNLSAVVDDAIKNATMVVIPARPGVFDVNAVQETIQMCRAARKPYAVVLNGAPARRDESESPIVTIAREALAKFRAPVWGGQITNRSDLLMALSHGEGAREYQAESRAAQEIARLWAAIERSVKAIRGTASASGAMHKQAA, encoded by the coding sequence ATGAACGTTATTGTTTTTGCATCGCGTAAAGGCGGCTCGGGCAAGAGTACCCTGGCCGCACATCTCGCTGCGCAGATCAAGGCGAGCAAGCAGGTGATGCTTGTGGACGCGGATCCGCAAGGCTCGCTCACGTTGTGGCACAAGCTGCGTGGCACCAACGAGCCGCCGATCAAGGCGGCCGTGAACTCGGTCAGCGGCATCGTCTCCGCTGCCAAGCGCGACGGTTACGAGTGGGTGCTGATCGACACGCCGCCGAACCTGTCGGCCGTCGTCGACGACGCCATCAAGAACGCGACCATGGTGGTCATCCCGGCACGTCCCGGCGTGTTCGACGTCAACGCGGTGCAGGAAACCATCCAGATGTGCCGCGCGGCGCGCAAGCCCTACGCGGTCGTGCTGAACGGTGCGCCGGCGCGTCGCGACGAGTCCGAAAGCCCGATCGTCACGATTGCCCGCGAAGCGCTGGCCAAGTTCCGCGCGCCGGTGTGGGGCGGTCAGATCACCAATCGTTCGGATTTGCTGATGGCGCTCAGCCACGGCGAAGGCGCGCGAGAGTATCAGGCCGAGAGCCGTGCAGCTCAGGAAATTGCAAGGCTGTGGGCGGCGATCGAGCGTTCAGTGAAAGCTATTCGCGGCACGGCGTCGGCTTCCGGCGCAATGCACAAGCAGGCGGCATAA
- a CDS encoding AEC family transporter: protein MATVLIVAPVFALIAAGYASVLFRFVSEGAHKGISEFAFSIAIPALLFRTIVVSEFPDVSPYRMWGAYYGALALTWIAALLISASLRERRENREDGVVFAIGSVYGNIVMLGIPLVLSALGNEAAGPMSLILSVNTPLLWLCGILQMELVSRKRTGSPLAVIRPVLADVARNPLMLAIGFGVIWRFTGLGLNSVVDKTVELLAQAGSPAALIALGITLFRFEVKGEMQSVVVMSALKLLAMPAVAFVLAKLLNLPPVASGVIVLFAAMPTGANAYIFAVQYQRLVNPVSGAVALGTLLAAVTLPVVLMVVAG, encoded by the coding sequence ATGGCCACCGTGTTGATCGTCGCCCCGGTGTTTGCGCTGATCGCGGCCGGCTATGCGTCGGTGCTGTTTCGCTTCGTCTCCGAGGGCGCGCACAAGGGCATCTCCGAATTCGCCTTCAGCATCGCGATCCCCGCGCTGCTGTTCCGCACCATCGTCGTCTCGGAATTCCCCGATGTCAGCCCTTACAGGATGTGGGGCGCCTATTACGGCGCGCTCGCCCTCACCTGGATCGCGGCGCTTCTGATCTCGGCGTCCTTGCGCGAACGGCGTGAGAACCGCGAGGACGGCGTCGTGTTCGCGATCGGCTCGGTCTACGGCAACATCGTAATGCTCGGCATTCCGCTCGTGCTCTCGGCGCTCGGCAACGAGGCGGCCGGCCCGATGTCGCTGATACTGTCGGTGAACACGCCGCTGCTCTGGCTCTGCGGCATTTTGCAGATGGAGCTTGTCAGCCGCAAGCGGACGGGCTCGCCGCTCGCGGTGATCCGGCCCGTGCTCGCCGATGTCGCGCGCAATCCGCTGATGCTCGCGATCGGTTTCGGCGTGATCTGGCGTTTCACCGGCCTCGGCCTCAACTCCGTCGTCGACAAGACGGTCGAGCTGCTCGCGCAGGCGGGATCGCCGGCGGCGCTGATCGCGCTCGGCATCACCCTGTTCCGTTTCGAGGTGAAGGGCGAGATGCAGAGCGTCGTCGTGATGAGCGCGCTCAAGCTGCTGGCGATGCCGGCGGTGGCGTTCGTGCTGGCCAAACTGTTGAACCTGCCGCCGGTGGCATCCGGCGTGATCGTGCTGTTCGCGGCGATGCCGACCGGCGCGAACGCGTATATTTTTGCGGTTCAGTATCAGCGGCTGGTGAACCCTGTGTCGGGCGCGGTGGCGCTGGGCACGCTGCTGGCGGCGGTAACGTTGCCGGTGGTGCTGATGGTGGTTGCCGGGTGA
- a CDS encoding glycosyltransferase family 39 protein — translation MFLDIFDVEAPGHKTALDAPIAVSRIDVALILIMAALAGYFFIYPLWRSQFFIEIWFTEGWNAYFQDAAASGGHVYPSANTLIVNNYPPLSFYAIGLLGSVLGDNLFVGRALSLISLAVVSIEIFACARILAGGVIGPALGALWYAAIMSHNFTSYVGANDPQLAGEAIMGFGLAWLLRRHKAGERPLGPLLVMVVGGFWKHNMIAVPLTAVVWLLARRGRQAFAPLAFSALAAVAGLAACGWMFGADFFRNLLTERDYSLGHILGNMGHLQWSAPGAVIWLSWVFNNRSLGAKFTSIHVPIALASCLLQWTGDAIFGNAEFDWIIALGIAIGVTCASIETSIVARYIGPSWTRGAVVALLAVRLIATDRQEPLLILMDPQFRRGFEAGEQSVRTEATQVAAIDGEVYCGIKIVCRLAGKPFSVDDFKVGQMLATKRLNRYDLDELLASRRITTFQSNPIGMGSVDTSLAHAIQRARTP, via the coding sequence ATGTTTTTGGATATTTTTGACGTCGAGGCACCCGGCCACAAGACCGCCCTCGACGCGCCGATTGCAGTTAGCCGCATTGATGTCGCCCTGATCCTGATCATGGCGGCCCTTGCCGGTTACTTCTTCATCTATCCGCTCTGGCGGTCCCAATTCTTCATTGAGATATGGTTCACCGAGGGCTGGAACGCATACTTTCAGGATGCCGCCGCATCGGGCGGGCACGTCTATCCTTCTGCGAATACCCTCATCGTCAACAATTACCCGCCGCTGTCCTTCTATGCGATCGGGCTGCTCGGGAGTGTGCTCGGCGATAACCTCTTCGTCGGCCGCGCTCTGTCATTGATATCGCTTGCAGTTGTCAGCATCGAAATTTTCGCCTGTGCGAGGATACTTGCAGGTGGCGTGATCGGGCCCGCGCTCGGGGCGCTGTGGTACGCAGCGATCATGTCCCACAACTTCACCTCCTATGTAGGGGCGAATGATCCTCAGCTCGCCGGCGAGGCCATCATGGGGTTCGGGCTAGCTTGGCTGTTGCGGCGACACAAGGCTGGTGAAAGGCCCCTCGGACCGCTGCTCGTGATGGTCGTGGGCGGCTTTTGGAAGCACAATATGATAGCCGTCCCGTTGACAGCGGTCGTCTGGCTGCTTGCGCGACGAGGAAGGCAGGCTTTCGCGCCACTTGCGTTCAGCGCGCTTGCCGCCGTAGCGGGCCTGGCTGCCTGCGGATGGATGTTTGGTGCTGACTTCTTCCGCAATCTGCTTACAGAGCGCGACTACAGCCTCGGGCACATTCTCGGCAATATGGGGCATCTCCAGTGGTCGGCACCCGGAGCGGTCATCTGGCTCTCCTGGGTGTTCAACAACCGGAGCCTAGGCGCCAAATTCACGTCCATTCATGTTCCCATCGCCTTGGCCTCGTGTCTTCTGCAATGGACCGGTGATGCGATCTTCGGCAACGCCGAGTTCGATTGGATCATCGCGCTCGGCATCGCTATCGGCGTAACCTGTGCGTCGATTGAGACCAGCATCGTTGCTCGATATATTGGTCCAAGCTGGACCAGGGGCGCCGTCGTGGCTCTGCTGGCTGTCCGCCTCATCGCAACCGACCGGCAGGAGCCTTTGCTGATCCTGATGGACCCGCAGTTCAGGCGCGGGTTCGAGGCTGGAGAGCAGTCCGTCCGGACGGAGGCCACACAGGTCGCTGCGATCGACGGTGAAGTCTATTGCGGCATCAAGATCGTGTGCAGGCTCGCCGGGAAGCCTTTTTCAGTCGATGATTTCAAGGTCGGTCAAATGCTCGCAACAAAGCGCTTGAACCGATACGACCTGGACGAACTACTTGCCTCCCGGCGCATCACCACGTTCCAGAGCAATCCGATTGGCATGGGCAGCGTCGATACATCGCTGGCTCACGCCATTCAGCGGGCAAGGACCCCTTGA
- a CDS encoding Crp/Fnr family transcriptional regulator: MPHRKNFLLNRLGPDVLDRISSALVVVPLAQGDVLAESHARIEKVYFPHTGIISCVVETIGGGAIETGMIGNDGVFGASQALDDKVSLNHVVMQVSGDVSVISSDLLREAADAIPAFRGLLVKYDQFFLAQVQQTAACNALHTVQARTCKWLLRMHDLAGADLLLTQDFLAQMMGVRRTSVTEVAGELQKAGMITYSRGRIRLLDLDMIGQRACECESDVRSHYRRIFHSNEADV, encoded by the coding sequence GTGCCACATCGCAAAAACTTCCTTCTCAATCGGCTTGGCCCGGACGTTCTCGACCGCATCTCGTCCGCTCTGGTTGTTGTGCCCCTGGCGCAGGGCGATGTGCTCGCCGAAAGTCATGCACGCATAGAGAAAGTGTATTTTCCTCACACCGGCATCATTTCCTGTGTTGTAGAGACCATCGGCGGGGGAGCTATCGAAACCGGCATGATCGGAAACGACGGCGTGTTTGGCGCGTCGCAGGCGCTTGATGACAAGGTTTCACTCAACCACGTCGTGATGCAGGTGTCTGGGGACGTATCAGTCATCTCATCTGATTTGTTGCGAGAAGCCGCCGATGCGATCCCAGCCTTTCGCGGGTTGCTCGTGAAATACGATCAATTCTTTTTGGCTCAAGTGCAACAAACGGCAGCTTGTAACGCTCTCCACACGGTTCAGGCGCGAACATGCAAATGGCTTCTGCGTATGCATGATCTGGCTGGAGCGGATCTTCTTCTTACGCAGGATTTTCTTGCGCAAATGATGGGCGTAAGGCGCACGAGCGTTACGGAGGTGGCCGGCGAACTTCAAAAGGCGGGAATGATCACCTATTCTCGAGGGCGCATCCGTCTTCTTGACCTCGACATGATCGGCCAGCGGGCTTGTGAGTGTGAAAGCGATGTCCGATCCCACTATCGCCGGATATTTCATTCGAACGAGGCCGACGTATAG
- the tenA gene encoding thiaminase II: protein MSFFERLKTEASAEWRAYTEHPFTNGLADGSLPEAAFRHYLVQDYLFLIEFARAYALSVYKSPKLADMREAAAGLSAILDVEMNLHVKLCAGWGLSPSDLEQTPPAVEMLAYTRYVLDAGMRGDLLALKVALAPCVIGYAEIATRLASRPGADAATNPYRVWIAEYAGVPYQEVAAKARAHLEHLADLYATPAREAELIATFKEATRLEADFWEMGWRAGRRVE, encoded by the coding sequence GTGAGCTTCTTCGAGCGTCTAAAGACAGAAGCATCCGCTGAGTGGCGGGCCTACACCGAGCATCCCTTCACGAACGGATTGGCGGACGGCTCGCTCCCCGAAGCGGCGTTTCGCCACTACCTCGTTCAGGATTATCTGTTCCTCATCGAGTTTGCTCGCGCCTACGCGCTCTCGGTCTACAAGTCGCCCAAACTTGCCGACATGCGTGAAGCAGCCGCCGGCCTTTCGGCCATCCTTGATGTCGAGATGAACCTGCATGTGAAGCTCTGTGCCGGTTGGGGTCTGTCCCCGAGCGACCTGGAACAAACACCTCCAGCGGTCGAAATGCTGGCCTATACACGCTACGTGCTCGACGCAGGAATGCGCGGCGATCTGCTGGCGCTCAAGGTGGCGCTTGCCCCCTGCGTGATCGGGTACGCCGAGATCGCAACGCGGCTCGCCTCGCGACCCGGTGCGGACGCTGCGACGAACCCCTATCGCGTTTGGATCGCCGAGTACGCCGGCGTGCCATATCAGGAGGTCGCGGCAAAAGCGCGGGCGCACCTGGAGCATCTCGCCGACCTCTACGCCACGCCGGCCCGCGAGGCAGAGCTGATTGCGACCTTCAAGGAAGCCACCCGGCTCGAGGCAGACTTCTGGGAGATGGGCTGGCGCGCGGGCCGGCGTGTTGAATAA
- a CDS encoding phasin: MTGATDPFSASIIPFEVPEQVRAFAEKGVSQARENYAKFKDAAETHNGTVEAVFASANKGASEYTAKLMEFMKANTTAHLDFAQELLGTKSPTDALQLWTGHAKTQLETFQAQAKELVEIAQRAAAATAEPIKASAAKLYPPAA; the protein is encoded by the coding sequence ATGACAGGTGCGACTGATCCGTTTTCTGCCTCGATCATTCCGTTCGAGGTCCCCGAGCAGGTGCGCGCGTTCGCCGAAAAGGGCGTTTCGCAGGCCCGCGAGAACTACGCCAAGTTCAAGGACGCCGCCGAAACCCACAACGGCACCGTCGAGGCCGTGTTCGCTTCGGCCAACAAGGGCGCGAGCGAGTACACCGCCAAGCTGATGGAGTTCATGAAGGCCAACACCACGGCCCATCTGGACTTTGCCCAGGAGCTGCTCGGCACCAAGTCGCCGACCGATGCCTTGCAGCTCTGGACCGGCCACGCCAAGACCCAGCTCGAGACCTTCCAGGCCCAGGCCAAGGAGCTGGTCGAGATCGCCCAGCGGGCCGCAGCTGCGACCGCCGAGCCGATCAAGGCCTCTGCCGCGAAGCTCTACCCGCCCGCCGCCTGA
- a CDS encoding phasin family protein: protein MTDQAHFELPPEMRNMAESSFRQAREAFEKLLANAQAAAGSLEEHSAAMRTSARDLSTRALSFAEANVQASLSYAQSLVHAKDVSEVMRLHGEYVQAQMKALADQAGEMGQIVHRAAMDATKQKH from the coding sequence ATGACTGACCAGGCACATTTCGAGCTTCCGCCGGAGATGCGCAACATGGCGGAATCGAGCTTCAGGCAGGCCCGCGAGGCCTTCGAAAAGCTTCTCGCCAACGCTCAGGCCGCCGCCGGCTCGCTGGAGGAACACAGCGCGGCCATGCGCACCAGCGCCAGGGATCTCAGCACCAGGGCGCTGTCCTTTGCCGAGGCCAACGTGCAGGCCTCGCTCAGCTACGCCCAGTCGCTGGTGCACGCCAAGGACGTCTCCGAGGTGATGCGGCTGCACGGCGAGTACGTCCAGGCGCAGATGAAGGCCCTGGCCGATCAGGCCGGCGAAATGGGCCAGATCGTCCACCGCGCCGCGATGGACGCGACCAAGCAGAAGCATTAG
- a CDS encoding PAS domain-containing sensor histidine kinase — protein MTSSDFQLRGVGDPRLSVHATSPLPAWLWSLDGSRVLWANAVGAKFFGAANAELLAQKTFGPADGHRRQVTRLARQLPASGAVRLERLRGFGAALGTLMTCACARLSFADGREAVLVTAMDAGARTMPLVERLLRLVDGATVPMAAFAPDGLFIGASEAARPLRGFRNLGEAGLEQARSDALATGRVELPIGFGKMVLQRVGTGADVGLVALIEPAVAQAAPAAESTPVAVPVAEPEAAPAPAPPAPVEPVPQAVETPPANEPAAGIDLFDAFAELETPVENPSVAIVPPQPAPITSHMVEPPGHAETRSAHADTPRQHPLRFLWQMDAEGRFVLGSDEFIRLIGPHTTAGFGRPWREIADEFALDPDGRVAQALASHDTWAGITVNWPADGGEHLPVELAGLPVYDRERNFAGFKGFGVCRDLDGLNRLDTLRRYELFAEPRLAQRLSADVAEPEAKVEAEAPPPPVVEPPPEIEPPTATEPEPPSPITDANSHPTDPETPVETPPNVVPFRAPGDQRSPSDPRSPTLTPVENSAFNELARQLSERLERERETIASAAAEPPVEEITQDAPTRISEPGAPPAAAEWLSKPAPPAQGHSTRDRALLDLVPTGMLIYRLDRLLYANPAFLTRMGYASLGALEDAGGLDALYVEPGVSAASSTSQAGTPVTISAAIANGEQPLVTTEAHLHTIDWDGASAHALICALPPAAPVVAAPLMAEPVVVIPDLPEAELEAGDTDAEDLAAILDTTAEGIVMFDAEGNIHACNRSAEALFGYDGEALMQQNLVTLFVPESQQIVIDYLESLKSQDIASLLDHGREVLGREKKGGVLPLAMIMGRTRPDGPNFFAVFRDLSHSKKGESELTQARRLVDGAANAKADMLARISHEIRTPLNAIIGFAEVMISERFGSLGNERYGEYMKDIRASGERVITIIDDLLELSRIETGKLDLNFANLNLNDLVEACVTVMQPQANRERIIIRTSLAHALPQVTADARALRQVTMNLISNSIRLASAGGQVIVSTALNDHGEIALRIRDTGHGLSEKELAAAMEPFRTPPPGDAADNSALSLSLTKALVEANRAQFNIKSAGHSGTLIEVTFAPVVARA, from the coding sequence ATGACGAGTTCGGATTTCCAGTTGCGAGGCGTCGGCGATCCCAGGCTGTCCGTGCATGCGACCTCGCCGCTGCCGGCGTGGCTCTGGTCCCTCGACGGCAGCCGCGTGCTGTGGGCCAATGCGGTCGGCGCCAAATTCTTCGGCGCGGCCAATGCGGAACTCCTCGCGCAAAAGACATTCGGACCCGCCGACGGCCATCGCCGCCAGGTCACCCGGCTCGCCCGCCAGCTGCCGGCCAGCGGCGCGGTCAGGCTCGAGCGGCTGCGCGGTTTTGGCGCCGCGCTCGGCACGCTGATGACCTGCGCCTGCGCGCGGCTCTCCTTTGCCGATGGCCGCGAAGCCGTGCTCGTCACCGCGATGGATGCGGGCGCGCGCACCATGCCGCTGGTCGAGCGGTTGCTTCGCCTGGTCGACGGCGCGACGGTGCCGATGGCGGCGTTCGCGCCCGACGGCCTGTTCATCGGCGCGAGCGAGGCGGCCCGCCCCCTGCGCGGCTTTCGCAATCTCGGCGAGGCCGGCCTCGAGCAGGCGCGCAGCGATGCGCTCGCGACAGGGCGCGTCGAGCTGCCGATCGGTTTCGGCAAGATGGTGCTGCAACGGGTCGGCACCGGTGCCGATGTCGGCCTGGTCGCGCTGATCGAGCCTGCGGTCGCGCAGGCTGCGCCTGCCGCTGAAAGCACGCCGGTTGCCGTGCCAGTCGCGGAGCCCGAAGCAGCGCCGGCCCCTGCTCCACCGGCGCCGGTCGAGCCGGTGCCGCAGGCCGTCGAGACGCCGCCAGCGAACGAACCCGCCGCCGGAATCGACCTGTTCGACGCCTTTGCGGAGCTGGAAACACCGGTTGAAAACCCGTCCGTAGCCATCGTGCCGCCGCAACCCGCGCCGATCACAAGCCACATGGTCGAGCCGCCTGGACACGCGGAGACGCGGTCCGCACATGCTGACACACCGCGCCAGCATCCGCTGCGTTTCCTGTGGCAGATGGATGCGGAGGGGCGCTTTGTGCTCGGCTCAGACGAGTTCATCCGCCTGATCGGCCCGCACACGACGGCCGGCTTCGGCCGGCCCTGGCGCGAGATCGCCGACGAGTTTGCGCTCGATCCGGACGGGCGCGTCGCGCAGGCGCTGGCGAGCCACGACACCTGGGCCGGCATCACCGTGAACTGGCCGGCCGACGGCGGCGAGCATCTGCCGGTCGAGCTCGCAGGCCTGCCGGTCTACGACCGCGAGCGCAATTTTGCAGGCTTCAAGGGTTTTGGCGTCTGCCGCGATCTCGACGGCCTCAACCGGCTCGATACGCTGCGCCGTTACGAGCTGTTCGCCGAGCCGCGCCTAGCGCAGCGGCTTTCGGCCGATGTGGCGGAGCCGGAGGCCAAGGTCGAGGCAGAGGCGCCGCCTCCGCCGGTGGTCGAGCCGCCGCCTGAAATTGAACCGCCGACTGCAACTGAGCCTGAACCGCCCTCACCAATCACCGACGCGAATTCACACCCAACCGATCCGGAAACGCCAGTGGAAACGCCTCCGAATGTCGTGCCGTTCCGCGCACCCGGTGATCAGAGATCACCCAGTGATCCGAGATCGCCGACACTGACGCCGGTCGAGAACAGCGCATTCAACGAGCTCGCGCGGCAATTGTCCGAGCGGCTCGAACGCGAGCGCGAGACGATCGCATCCGCCGCGGCCGAGCCGCCGGTAGAAGAGATCACGCAGGATGCACCGACGCGGATATCAGAGCCTGGGGCGCCGCCGGCGGCAGCCGAATGGCTGAGCAAGCCCGCGCCGCCCGCGCAAGGCCACAGCACGCGCGACCGCGCCCTGCTCGATCTGGTGCCGACGGGCATGCTGATCTACCGGCTCGATCGCCTGCTCTACGCCAATCCCGCCTTCCTCACGCGCATGGGCTATGCCAGCCTCGGCGCGCTGGAAGATGCCGGCGGGCTCGATGCGCTCTATGTCGAGCCCGGCGTCTCCGCCGCCAGCAGCACGTCGCAGGCCGGCACGCCGGTGACGATCAGCGCAGCGATCGCCAATGGCGAGCAGCCGCTGGTGACGACGGAAGCGCATCTGCACACGATCGACTGGGACGGCGCGAGCGCGCATGCGCTGATCTGCGCGCTGCCGCCAGCCGCGCCTGTCGTCGCCGCGCCTTTGATGGCGGAGCCGGTGGTGGTGATCCCCGATCTGCCGGAGGCGGAGCTCGAGGCCGGCGATACCGACGCGGAAGATCTCGCCGCGATCCTCGACACCACGGCCGAGGGCATCGTGATGTTCGACGCCGAAGGCAACATCCACGCCTGCAACCGCAGCGCGGAAGCGCTGTTCGGCTATGACGGCGAGGCGCTGATGCAGCAAAATCTGGTGACGCTGTTCGTGCCGGAGAGCCAGCAGATCGTCATCGACTATCTCGAAAGCCTGAAGAGCCAGGACATCGCGAGCCTGCTCGACCACGGCCGCGAGGTGCTGGGCCGCGAGAAGAAGGGCGGCGTGCTTCCGCTCGCCATGATCATGGGTCGCACGCGGCCCGACGGCCCGAACTTCTTCGCCGTGTTCCGCGACCTCTCGCACAGCAAGAAGGGCGAGAGCGAGCTGACGCAGGCACGACGCCTCGTCGACGGCGCCGCCAATGCCAAGGCCGACATGCTGGCGCGGATCAGCCACGAGATCCGCACGCCGCTCAACGCCATCATCGGCTTTGCCGAGGTGATGATCTCCGAGCGCTTTGGTTCGCTCGGCAACGAACGCTACGGCGAATACATGAAGGACATCCGCGCCTCCGGCGAGCGCGTCATCACCATCATCGACGATTTGCTGGAGCTGTCGCGGATCGAGACCGGCAAGCTCGATCTCAATTTCGCCAACCTCAACCTCAACGACCTCGTTGAAGCCTGCGTCACCGTGATGCAGCCGCAGGCCAATCGCGAGCGCATCATCATCCGCACCTCGCTCGCGCACGCGCTGCCGCAGGTGACGGCGGATGCACGCGCGCTGCGCCAGGTCACCATGAATTTGATCTCGAACTCGATCCGGCTCGCCAGCGCCGGCGGCCAGGTCATCGTCTCGACCGCGCTGAACGATCACGGCGAGATCGCGCTGCGCATCCGCGACACCGGCCATGGCCTGAGCGAAAAGGAACTCGCCGCCGCGATGGAGCCGTTCCGCACGCCGCCGCCTGGCGATGCCGCGGACAATTCCGCGCTGAGCCTGTCGCTGACCAAGGCGCTGGTCGAAGCCAACCGCGCCCAGTTCAACATCAAGAGCGCAGGCCATTCCGGCACGCTGATCGAGGTGACGTTCGCGCCGGTGGTGGCAAGGGCGTAG